The Salvelinus fontinalis isolate EN_2023a chromosome 24, ASM2944872v1, whole genome shotgun sequence genome has a segment encoding these proteins:
- the LOC129822464 gene encoding protein FAM181B — protein MAVQTAIMNSPFINFCFPGSVMMEYDMDQSLDGSLQEESEERGEYKETTRNLLSFIDSASSNIKLALDKPVKSKRKVNHRKYLQKQIKRCTGFISPTGNPAAAPGAGANKRKGSGFPTQTQPQNQPQTQPQTQTSPFQQGKPVHKRDGLQANLQTKSLAALFNSVKEPVRGERAKKPPLRHRNLPPSFFTEPANTTTTSRVTSTSGTFLGDLERGGGNPDFFDLLGPDYSNMLSDQDVFQTRGLPSRIIDQDLFQTRGLPSRIIDQDMFQTRGLPSRILQHQQTQDITDQVSPYDPHHLVGGFLYTEPWSTSSPSKKAGEGVRTGPGPQTPLYCQAGEGVRAGPGPQTPLYCQAGEGVRAGPGPQTPLYCQAGEGVRAGPGTQTPLYCHSVSDSSVTTEENNSLCTLAFPNFFPECSVSQVSYGLSSGSYNTRDFSSL, from the coding sequence ATGGCTGTTCAAACTGCAATCATGAACTCTCCGTTCATCAACTTCTGTTTCCCTGGGTCGGTCATGATGGAGTACGACATGGATCAGAGCCTGGACGGGAGTCTgcaggaggagagtgaggagagaggagaatacaAAGAAACCACCAGGAATCTGCTCAGCTTCATAGACTCAGCctccagcaacatcaaactggcTCTGGATAAGCCAGTGAAGTCTAAAAGGAAAGTCAACCACCGCAAGTACCTGCAGAAGCAGATCAAGAGATGTACAGGCTTCATCAGTCCAACAGGGAACCCAGCAGCAGCTCCAGGGGCAGGGGCCAACAAGAGAAAAGGCTCTGGCTTTCCCACCCAGACCCAGCCTCAGAACCAGCCTCAGACCCAGCCTCAGACCCAGACCAGCCCATTCCAGCAAGGCAAACCCGTCCACAAGCGCGACGGACTACAGGCCAACCTCCAGACCAAGAGCCTGGCTGCCCTCTTTAACTCGGTCAAGGAGCCTGTCAGGGGGGAGAGAGCCAAGAAGCCTCCCCTGAGGCACCGTAACCTTCCCCCATCCTTTTTCACTGAGCCggccaacaccaccaccacctcccgaGTCACGTCCACCTCGGGCACGTTCCTGGGTGATCTGGAACGGGGAGGGGGGAACCCGGACTTCTTTGACCTGCTGGGGCCGGACTACAGTAACATGCTTAGTGACCAGGACGTGTTTCAGACTCGCGGCCTGCCCAGTAGGATCATCGACCAGGACTTGTTTCAGACTCGGGGCCTGCCCAGTAGGATCATCGACCAGGACATGTTTCAGACTCGGGGCCTGCCCAGTAGGATCCTCCAGCACCAGCAGACTCAGGACATAACAGACCAGGTCTCGCCCTACGACCCTCACCATCTAGTGGGAGGATTCTTGTATACAGAGCCTTGGAGTACTTCTTCTCCTTCTAAGAAGGCAGGGGAGGGCGTACGAACGGGCCCAGGACCACAGACACCCCTGTACTGCCAAGCAGGAGAGGGCGTACGGGCGGGCCCAGGACCACAGACACCCCTGTACTGCCAAGCAGGAGAGGGCGTACGGGCGGGCCCAGGACCACAGACACCCCTGTACTGCCAAGCAGGAGAGGGCGTACGGGCGGGCCCAGGAACACAGACACCCCTGTACTGTCACTCTGTGTCTGACTCCTCTGTGACTACAGAGGAAAATAACTCACTGTGTACTCTGGCCTTCCCCAACTTCTTCCCAGAATGCTCTGTGTCTCAGGTCTCATATGGTCTGAGTAGTGGTAGTTACAACACAAGGGACTTCTCTTCTCTCTGA